A portion of the Adhaeribacter radiodurans genome contains these proteins:
- the recA gene encoding recombinase RecA gives MSANNEKLKALQLTMDKLDKTFGKGTVMRLSDNKVEDIPAISTGSLGLDIALGIGGLPRGRVVEIYGPESSGKTTLTLHCIAEAQKRGGLAAFIDAEHAFDRAYAEKLGIDTTNLLISQPDNGEQALEIADHLISSGAIDIIVIDSVAALVPKGELEGDMGDSKMGLQARLMSQALRKLTGTINKTGCCCIFINQLREKIGVMFGNPETTTGGNALKFYASVRLDIRRIGQIKEGADNVTGNRTKVKVVKNKVAPPFKVVEFDIMYGEGISKVGEILDLGVELSIIQKSGSWFSYNGEKLGQGRDAVKNLLLDNEGLMEEIETKIRNMIKGEPEKVAAAMLGDE, from the coding sequence ATGAGTGCAAACAACGAAAAATTAAAAGCTCTCCAGTTAACCATGGACAAACTCGACAAGACCTTCGGTAAAGGTACTGTTATGAGATTGAGCGATAATAAAGTAGAAGATATTCCGGCTATCTCCACAGGCTCCCTTGGACTGGATATTGCTTTAGGAATCGGGGGCTTGCCCCGGGGCCGCGTTGTAGAGATATACGGTCCGGAATCGTCCGGTAAAACAACCTTAACCTTACACTGCATTGCCGAAGCGCAAAAAAGAGGTGGATTAGCCGCTTTTATTGATGCCGAACATGCTTTCGACCGGGCCTATGCCGAGAAATTGGGTATTGATACTACTAATTTACTAATTTCGCAGCCCGATAATGGAGAACAAGCCTTGGAAATTGCCGACCATTTAATTTCTTCTGGTGCTATTGATATTATTGTTATCGACTCCGTTGCGGCATTAGTGCCAAAAGGCGAGTTGGAAGGCGATATGGGCGATAGCAAAATGGGTTTACAAGCCCGTTTAATGAGCCAGGCCCTCCGGAAATTAACCGGCACCATTAACAAAACTGGTTGCTGCTGTATTTTTATTAACCAGCTGCGCGAAAAAATTGGTGTTATGTTCGGTAACCCTGAAACTACTACCGGTGGTAACGCGCTAAAGTTCTACGCTTCGGTACGTTTAGACATCCGTCGTATTGGCCAAATTAAAGAAGGTGCCGATAATGTAACTGGTAACCGTACTAAAGTGAAAGTAGTAAAAAATAAAGTAGCGCCTCCGTTTAAGGTAGTAGAGTTTGATATTATGTACGGCGAGGGAATTTCTAAAGTGGGCGAAATCCTGGACTTAGGCGTAGAGTTAAGCATTATTCAAAAGTCTGGTTCTTGGTTCTCGTACAACGGCGAAAAATTAGGCCAGGGTCGCGATGCTGTAAAGAATTTACTGCTCGATAACGAAGGTTTAATGGAAGAAATTGAAACGAAAATCCGGAATATGATAAAAGGTGAGCCTGAAAAAGTAGCCGCCGCCATGTTGGGAGATGAATAG
- a CDS encoding DUF3108 domain-containing protein produces the protein MNKIYLAVIIVFVIISGFIIQQPLDYPAERPSFTTGETLKYKVHYGLINAAEAEIEIAPEIHRVNDRPCYRANVFGKTVGSFDFFIRIRDTWRSYIDTSLIIPQKYHRNVEEGRYRKKENVTFNHKDHTALVETKQTLNLKVPDKVQDVVSGFYYLRTLNFDRYRVGDVIRIKGYFYKKVYDMQVIYKGRENVETKAGSFRAFKLVPRMPSTDLFAGENSVSIYLSDDKNKIPVLIKADLLVGAVKVDLYEYRGLKYRLNTAGNQ, from the coding sequence ATGAACAAAATATACTTGGCTGTCATCATAGTATTCGTGATTATATCTGGCTTCATAATACAACAACCCCTCGATTATCCGGCAGAGCGACCAAGTTTTACTACCGGTGAAACCTTAAAATACAAAGTACATTATGGCTTAATTAATGCTGCCGAAGCAGAAATAGAAATTGCACCAGAAATTCATAGGGTAAACGATCGGCCTTGCTACAGAGCCAATGTATTTGGCAAAACAGTTGGCTCTTTCGATTTTTTTATTCGTATTCGCGATACCTGGCGGTCCTATATTGATACCAGCTTAATTATACCCCAAAAGTATCACCGGAACGTGGAGGAGGGTAGGTACCGGAAAAAAGAGAACGTAACCTTTAATCATAAAGATCATACGGCACTCGTAGAAACAAAGCAAACCTTAAACTTAAAAGTGCCAGATAAGGTGCAAGATGTAGTGAGTGGCTTTTATTATTTGCGTACATTAAACTTTGACCGATACCGGGTAGGCGATGTTATCCGGATTAAAGGATATTTTTACAAGAAAGTGTACGACATGCAAGTGATTTATAAAGGCCGCGAAAACGTTGAAACCAAAGCAGGCTCTTTTAGGGCCTTTAAACTAGTACCCAGAATGCCCAGTACAGATTTGTTTGCCGGAGAAAATTCAGTAAGCATTTATTTATCAGATGATAAAAATAAAATTCCGGTTTTAATTAAAGCCGACTTACTCGTTGGGGCAGTAAAAGTAGATTTATACGAATACAGAGGCTTAAAATACCGGTTAAATACGGCCGGTAACCAATAA